One Setaria italica strain Yugu1 chromosome I, Setaria_italica_v2.0, whole genome shotgun sequence DNA window includes the following coding sequences:
- the LOC101760443 gene encoding protein MKS1: MDASSGDRSSPRSRQLQGPRPPRLAVSKDSHKVRKPPVAPQRHHHLQQQQQQQQVVQHQQQHQHQHQHQYQQQARQPVIIYDASPKVIHTKPGDFMALVQRLTGPGSSSQAQFDAAAASGAGAGAGTSSDAPSQAASAMEFEPREFLLSPTAALSPAARLAAIERSVRPLPPHAHPPAPVPPSYYGGATDDDFFLSASASADLESFAAALGGAPSVRPGILSPAALPPAASTGLFSPMPFDPSCLSWLSELSPFLPSAGTRAEQAPFAPSPRSNLLLATPTMPSPATVSVLEFFSSGTFPDM, encoded by the coding sequence ATGGACGCGTCGTCGGGCGACCGCTCGTCGCCGCGCAGCCGGCAGCTACAgggcccgcgcccgccgcggctCGCCGTCAGCAAGGACTCGCACAAGGTCAGGAagccgcccgtcgcgccgcagcggcaccaccacctccagcagcagcagcagcagcagcaggtcgtccagcaccagcagcagcaccagcaccagcaccagcaccagtaCCAGCAGCAGGCGCGGCAGCCGGTCATCATCTACGACGCCTCGCCCAAGGTCATCCACACCAAGCCCGGGGACTTCATGGCGCTGGTCCAGCGCCTCACCGGCCCGGGCTCCAGCTCCCAGGCGCAATTCGACGCCGCCGCAGCgtccggggccggggcgggcgcGGGGACGTCCTCCGACGCGCCGTCGcaggcggcgtcggcgatggAGTTCGAGCCGCGGGAGTTCCTGCTCTCGCCCACCGCCGCGCTCTCCCCGGCCGCGCGGCTGGCCGCCATCGAGAGGTCCGTGCGCCCGCTTCCCCCGCACGCGCACCCGCCGGCGCCCGTCCCTCCCTCCTACTACGGCGGCGCGACCGACGACGACTTCTTCCTttcggcctccgcctccgcggacCTGGAAAGCTTCGCGGCGGCCCTCGGCGGCGCGCCGTCCGTTCGCCCCGGGATCCTCTCGCCCGCGGCGCTCCCCCCGGCGGCCTCCACGGGGCTGTTCTCGCCGATGCCGTTCGACCCGAGCTGCCTCTCGTGGCTGAGCGAGCTGAGCCCGTTCCTCCCCTCCGCTGGCACCCGTGCGGAGCAGGCGCCGTTCGCGCCCAGCCCGCGCAGCAACCTCCTGCTGGCCACGCCCACCATGCCGTCGCCGGCCACAGTCTCCGTGCTCGAATTCTTCAGCAGCGGCACCTTCCCGGACATGTAA
- the LOC101760042 gene encoding E3 ubiquitin-protein ligase PUB23, with protein sequence MEVSSSSSAAAAEVPHYFLCPISLEVMRDPVTLATGITYDRASIERWLFTDGHATCPVTRRALAPEEMDATPNHTLRRLIQAWCAAHQVERFPTPRPPLDSCRVAALLDEGRHGREAAALREIKAAAAESDRNRRCVEATPGAVEFLVSVVTKHSSAISTSKSFSKRADDEFLLESPTSTSSPAEDALSVLYSLKPSERSLTQILEREPEFLNTLTYVLRRPSYRSRTYGILLLKAMVAAMEPARLATVSAGLVQEVVRVVSDRVSSKAVKAALHVLCRLCPWGRNRVKAVEAGAVAALVELLLDEGGRRVTELAVVAIDHLCGCAEGRSELVAHPAGLAVVSKKAMRVSLAATESTVRALHAVARHSPTPAVLQEMLAVGVVAKLMLVLQVDANEKARLRAKEMLKAHARVWKDSPCLQAHLKASYP encoded by the coding sequence ATGGAGgtctcgtcgtcgtcttcggcggcggccgcggaggtgcCGCACTACTTCCTCTGCCCGATCTCGCTGGAGGTCATGCGAGACCCGGTGACGCTCGCCACCGGCATCACCTACGACCGCGCCAGCATCGAGCGGTGGCTCTTCACCGACGGCCACGCCACCTGCCCCGTGACGCGCCGCGCGCTGGCGCCCGAGGAGATGGACGCCACGCCCAACCACACGCTCCGCCGCCTCATCCAGGCCTGGTGCGCCGCGCACCAGGTCGAGCGCTTCCCcaccccgcgcccgccgctcgACTCCTGCCgcgtcgccgcgctcctcgacgaGGGCCGCCACGGCAGGGAGGCCGCCGCGCTCAGGGAGatcaaggccgccgccgccgagagcgACCGCAACAGGCGCTGCGTCGAGGCCACGCCCGGCGCCGTCGAGTTCCTCGTATCCGTCGTCACCAAGCACTCATCGGCCATTTCCACGTCCAAGTCTTTCTCAAAGCGTGCCGACGACGAGTTCCTGCTGGAGTCCCCGACGTCTacgagctcgccggcggaggACGCGCTCAGCGTTCTCTACTCGCTCAAGCCATCGGAGAGGAGCCTGACTCAGATCCTGGAGCGGGAGCCCGAGTTCTTGAACACCTTGACCTACGTCCTGCGCCGACCGAGCTACCGGTCGCGCACCTACGGCATCCTTCTGCTGAaggcgatggtggcggcgatggAGCCGGCGCGGCTGGCGACGGTGAGCGCCGGCCTGGTGCAGGAGGTGGTGCGCGTGGTCTCGGATCGGGTGTCCTCCAAGGCGGTCAAGGCGGCGCTGCACGTGCTGTGCCGACTGTGCCCGTGGGGCCGGAACCGCGTGAAGGCCGTggaggccggcgcggtggcggcgctggtcgAGCTGCTCCTCGACgagggcggccgccgcgtcACCGAGTTGGCCGTGGTGGCGATCGACCACCTCTGCGGCTGCGCCGAGGGGCGGTCGGAGCTCGTCGCGCACCCGGCGGGGCTCGCCGTCGTGTCCAAGAAGGCCATGCGGGTGTCGCTGGCTGCCACCGAGAGCACCGTGCGCGCGCTCCACGCCGTGGCGAGGCACTCGCCGACGCCCGCCGTGCTGCAGGAGATGCTCGCCGTCGGAGTGGTGGCCAAGCTCATGCTGGTGCTGCAGGTCGACGCCAACGAGAAGGCCAGGCTCAGGGCGAAGGAGATGCTCAAGGCGCACGCTAGGGTTTGGAAGGACTCGCCGTGCTTGCAAGCGCACCTCAAGGCATCCTACCCATGA